The Oscillospiraceae bacterium genome contains a region encoding:
- a CDS encoding SAM-dependent methyltransferase gives MKTVRPYPACTVTKKAEAAILGGHPWVYADEITAPPLPAPANGALVDVLSAKGRYLGTGFLSEASKIRVRLLSRSPNDRFDAAFWRRRAEYAWAYRKTVLAPEDLCACRVIFGEADQFPGLTVDRFGDILVTQTLSYGMEQRKGLIFPLLAEVLRADGQAIRGIYERNDAPLREREGLAQGKGWFALAGEAAPACTRTLITENGVQYEVDFENGQKTGFFLDQKYNRRQVAKLARGKHVLDCFTHTGSFALNAAMGGAAHVTAVDVSEAAVELARANAVRNGLAGVMDFVCADVFDLLPSLEGKSGYDFIILDPPAFTKARRTAENAMRGYKEINYRAMKLLPRGGYLATASCSHFATEAMFVKMLQSAAADAHRQLRQIEVRQQAPDHPILWGVDETNYLKFFLFQVI, from the coding sequence ATGAAGACCGTCCGCCCCTACCCCGCCTGCACCGTCACCAAAAAGGCCGAGGCCGCCATCCTCGGCGGCCACCCCTGGGTCTATGCCGACGAGATCACCGCTCCCCCGCTCCCCGCGCCCGCCAACGGCGCCCTGGTGGATGTACTCAGCGCCAAGGGCCGTTACCTCGGCACCGGCTTTTTAAGCGAGGCCAGCAAGATCCGGGTGCGGCTTTTGTCCCGCAGCCCCAACGACCGGTTCGACGCGGCCTTCTGGCGCCGCCGGGCAGAGTACGCCTGGGCCTACCGCAAAACCGTGCTGGCCCCCGAGGACCTCTGTGCCTGCCGGGTGATCTTCGGCGAGGCCGACCAGTTCCCCGGCCTCACGGTGGACCGCTTCGGCGATATCCTGGTCACCCAGACCCTCTCCTACGGCATGGAACAGCGCAAGGGCCTCATCTTCCCCCTGCTGGCCGAGGTGCTTCGGGCCGACGGGCAGGCCATCCGCGGCATTTACGAGCGCAACGACGCGCCCCTGCGCGAGCGCGAGGGCCTTGCCCAGGGCAAGGGCTGGTTCGCCCTCGCCGGCGAGGCCGCGCCCGCCTGCACCCGCACCCTCATCACCGAGAACGGCGTGCAATACGAAGTGGACTTTGAGAACGGCCAGAAGACCGGTTTTTTCCTGGACCAAAAATACAACCGCCGCCAGGTGGCAAAGCTCGCCCGGGGCAAGCACGTGCTGGACTGCTTCACCCACACCGGCAGCTTTGCGCTGAACGCCGCCATGGGCGGCGCCGCCCATGTGACCGCGGTGGACGTGAGCGAAGCGGCGGTGGAGCTGGCCCGGGCCAACGCGGTGCGCAACGGCCTTGCGGGGGTTATGGACTTTGTCTGCGCCGATGTGTTCGACCTTCTGCCCTCACTCGAGGGCAAAAGCGGCTACGATTTCATCATCCTGGACCCTCCCGCCTTCACCAAGGCCCGCCGCACCGCCGAAAACGCCATGCGCGGCTATAAAGAGATCAATTACCGGGCCATGAAGCTGCTGCCCCGGGGCGGGTATCTGGCCACCGCCAGCTGCAGCCATTTTGCCACCGAGGCCATGTTTGTGAAGATGCTCCAAAGCGCCGCGGCGGACGCGCACCGCCAGCTGCGCCAGATCGAGGTGCGCCAGCAGGCGCCGGATCACCCCATCCTGTGGGGCGTGGACGAAACAAATTATCTCAAATTTTTCCTGTTTCAGGTCATTTGA
- the glnA gene encoding glutamine synthetase, with amino-acid sequence MAPANTKEIYGSLVFNEHVMKERLPAATYRSLKATVQKGQPLDIELANVVASVMRDWAMEKGATHYTHWFQPLTGITSEKHDSFVSPMKDGTAIMEFSGKELVRGEPDASSFPSGGLRAVAEARGYTTWDPSSYAFVKDGTLCVPTAFCSWNGEALDKKTPLLRSMKVVSDQACRILRLFGKDIAHVDVTVGPEQEYFLIKKEDYERREDLILTGRTLFGAMPAKGQELEEHYFGALRPEVSAFMKHLDEELWKLGVAAKTKHNEVAPCQHELAPIFDRCNVAVDHNLLTMELMKKLAPQHGLVCLLHEKPFEGVNGSGKHDNWSLSAPGLNLLDPGDTPRDNLQFLIFFAAVIKAVDEYQDLLRMSIASAGNEHRLGGNEAPPAIVSVFVGDELNAILDAIASDSEYVAPQAVKIDLGVDVLPKFAKDNTDRNRTSPFAFTGNKFEFRMPGSSSNISDANTVLNTAVAKELMGYADELERAQDFDSAVIALVKRTIRDHKRVIFNGNGYTKEWEAEAARRGLACEPAASDALAAMIAPKNLELFAKMGVLSETEARSRYEVKLEHYAKLRHIEAVTMMEITRRQLVPATLAYMTALANGIAAKQAACPGISCKAEEKALRQLTNYTDAMSDAADRLEAQVEAAEAVPTAQAQGRARAYHDQVLPAMNALRAAADAAEAICGQEYWPLPSYSSMLYYV; translated from the coding sequence ATGGCACCTGCCAACACAAAAGAGATCTATGGCTCGCTGGTGTTCAACGAGCACGTGATGAAAGAGCGCCTGCCCGCAGCCACCTACCGCAGCCTCAAGGCCACCGTGCAGAAGGGCCAGCCGCTGGACATCGAGCTGGCCAACGTGGTGGCCAGCGTCATGCGTGACTGGGCCATGGAAAAGGGCGCCACCCACTATACCCACTGGTTCCAGCCCCTCACCGGCATCACCAGCGAAAAGCACGACAGCTTTGTGAGCCCCATGAAGGACGGCACCGCCATCATGGAGTTTTCCGGCAAAGAGCTGGTGCGGGGCGAGCCGGACGCCTCCAGCTTCCCCTCCGGCGGCCTGCGCGCCGTGGCCGAGGCCCGGGGCTACACCACCTGGGACCCCAGCAGCTACGCCTTTGTAAAGGACGGCACGCTCTGTGTGCCTACCGCCTTCTGCAGCTGGAACGGCGAGGCGCTGGACAAAAAGACCCCGCTTCTGCGCAGCATGAAGGTGGTCAGCGACCAGGCCTGCCGCATCCTGCGCCTGTTCGGCAAGGACATCGCCCATGTGGACGTAACCGTGGGCCCCGAGCAGGAATACTTTCTCATTAAAAAAGAGGATTATGAGCGCCGCGAGGACCTGATCCTCACCGGGCGCACCCTGTTCGGCGCCATGCCCGCCAAGGGCCAGGAGCTGGAGGAACACTATTTCGGCGCCCTGCGGCCCGAGGTGTCGGCCTTTATGAAGCACCTGGACGAGGAGCTGTGGAAGCTGGGCGTGGCCGCCAAGACCAAACACAACGAGGTCGCTCCCTGCCAGCACGAGCTGGCCCCCATCTTCGACCGCTGCAATGTGGCGGTGGATCACAACCTGCTCACCATGGAGCTCATGAAAAAGCTGGCCCCCCAGCACGGCCTGGTCTGCCTTTTGCATGAAAAGCCCTTCGAGGGGGTGAACGGCAGCGGCAAGCACGACAACTGGTCCCTCTCGGCCCCCGGGCTCAACCTACTGGACCCCGGCGACACCCCGCGCGACAACCTCCAGTTCCTCATCTTTTTCGCCGCCGTCATCAAAGCGGTGGACGAATACCAGGACCTTCTGCGCATGAGCATCGCCTCGGCGGGCAACGAGCACCGCCTGGGCGGCAACGAGGCGCCCCCGGCCATCGTGAGCGTGTTCGTGGGCGACGAGCTGAACGCCATCCTGGACGCCATCGCCTCCGACAGCGAGTATGTGGCCCCCCAGGCGGTCAAGATCGACCTAGGGGTGGACGTGCTGCCCAAGTTCGCCAAGGACAACACCGACCGCAACCGCACCAGCCCCTTTGCCTTCACCGGCAACAAGTTCGAGTTCCGCATGCCCGGCTCCTCCTCCAACATCTCAGACGCGAACACCGTGCTGAACACCGCCGTAGCCAAAGAGCTCATGGGCTATGCCGACGAGCTGGAGCGGGCGCAGGATTTCGACAGCGCGGTCATCGCGCTGGTCAAGCGCACCATCCGGGACCACAAGCGGGTCATCTTCAACGGCAACGGCTACACCAAAGAGTGGGAGGCCGAGGCCGCCCGCCGGGGCCTGGCCTGCGAGCCCGCCGCGTCGGACGCGCTGGCCGCCATGATCGCCCCCAAAAACCTGGAACTGTTCGCCAAAATGGGCGTGCTCAGCGAAACCGAGGCCCGCAGCCGCTACGAGGTCAAGCTGGAGCATTACGCAAAGCTCCGCCACATCGAGGCCGTCACCATGATGGAGATCACCCGCCGCCAGCTGGTGCCCGCCACCCTGGCTTACATGACCGCCCTGGCAAACGGCATCGCCGCAAAGCAGGCGGCCTGCCCGGGCATCTCCTGCAAGGCCGAGGAAAAGGCCCTGCGCCAGCTCACCAACTACACCGACGCCATGAGCGACGCCGCCGACCGTTTGGAGGCCCAGGTGGAGGCCGCCGAGGCCGTGCCCACGGCCCAGGCCCAGGGCCGCGCCCGCGCTTATCACGACCAGGTGCTGCCCGCCATGAACGCCCTGCGCGCCGCGGCCGACGCGGCCGAGGCCATCTGCGGGCAGGAGTATTGGCCCCTGCCCAGCTACAGTTCCATGCTTTATTATGTATAA